The Chthoniobacterales bacterium genome includes the window CGCCGGGCTCACCCTTTACCAGTTGTGGCCGATCGAAGCCGGCGGGCGCCCCGCAACCCTCGTCTGGCGAGGCGATTTCATCTCCTCGGCCACCATTGCGGGCCTCCATGGAATCGAACGGGTCGCTTCCGAATCGGCCATGATGCGGGATATTTCGAAGGCCGTTTCATCATTTCGGCGTGACATCGGGCCGGTTCGGTAGGCAGTCTGGCCGAACACCCGATTCCGGACGCATGAAAATAGCCCTCAAGATTGCCGCATTTTGCCTTGTCCTCACCGCCGCGAGGGCCTTCGCGGTCAAGGTCGAAACCTTCAGCACTTCGTCCAAGAACGTGGCGCTGGTCGAGTCGCAATCTTCATTCCCATTCGAGTTCGACGTGGAAGGCGCTTACTTCGGCAACGGCGATGTGCAGCGCGGCGAAAACGGTCTGCGGCGGATTACGGATTTCGACGGGAGCCAGGCTCGGGTCCGCTTCGTCTGGACTCCGCTCACCAAGATCGGGATTTTGCGGTTAGGTCTGCAGACAGAACGTTATTCCTTCAGTTTTGGAGGGAACGCCGCGATTCCGGACAACCTTCACGCCACCGCCCTCATCATCGGCCTCGACACCGAACTGTCCGATTCTTTCCTCATCCGGCTCGAAGCGCAGCCGGGATTTTACGGAACCGATTTTGATGACTTCGGTCAGGACACCTTCAACGTGCCGGTGGTAATCGGCGGCACCTACATTTTCAATTCCGACTTTCAAATTGTGTTCGGTATCGGCATCGATGGCTTGCGCCAATATCCGGTCCTGCCGGGCGGCGGGGTTCGCTGGAAATTCGCGCCGCAGTGGACCCTCAACGCCGTCGCGCCAACCCCGCGCCTGGAATACGAGCCCACCAGCAACTTGCTGCTCTACACTGGCGTCGATCTCCGTTTGAACGCCTACCGGGTGGACAAACAATTTGGCACTCGCCAGGGCAACACCGCCCTGAACCACGCCGCGATCACTTACAATGAAGTCCGGGTGGGCGGCGGTTTGGATTGGAAGTTGACGACGGCGATCAAATTATCGCTGGAGGGCGGGTTCATCCCCTATCGCGCGTTCGATTTCCATCGGACGGACGTCCGCTATAAACAGGACGGCGCGGTCCCCTACGGCATGCTGGCGTTTCGGGCGGCGTTCTAATCAGGAACGCGCTTCTCCTTTGGCTCGTTTCTCGTAGAGCTCTTCACGTCGATCTTTAAACACCGGCATTCGATCCCGGACGGAACGGATCGTTTCCTCCGAGACCTCCGCCACCGCCAGCTCTTCGCGATCGGCCGAAGCGGCGGCGACAATCACGCCGTAAGGATCGATGATGGCAGAGCCTCCGCAGCTCGACCCGCCGTCATCTTTGCCGACGCGGTTCGAAAGAATCACGTAACTCTGGTTTTCGATCGCGCGCGCGAGGGCGAGAACGCGCAGGTGCTCGGCTCGCGGAAATGGCCAGGCCGACGAGATGATGAAGACGTCAGTCCGCTGCCCGCAGGCAAGAATGCGGTAGACTTCCGGGAACCGGAGATCGTAGCAGATCGTGAGTCCGAGGCGAAGCGGTCCCCAGGGGAGACTAACCAGCTCGTTCCCCGGCGAAAAACATTTGTGCTCCTCGACGGGCGCCGAACCGAAGAGATGGGTCTTCCGATATTTTCCAACGACCTGGCCGGTTGCGTCGATCGCGACCTGCGAGTTGTAAATCGTACCGCCTTCCCGTTCCGACACGCCGCTGATTATCCCAATCCCCAGCTTCTTTGCCGTCTCCTGAAGCTGGGGAACCGCTCCTTCTGCCCAAGTGGTCGCCCGTTCCTGAATGACCGCCATTGAATAACCGGTGTCCGCCATCTCCGGGAAGACAACCAGCCCGGCGCCGGCCGTTTTCGCGCGTTCCGCGAAGTCGCGCATCTTGGCCACATTGGCGTCGATGTCGCCCCGAGAGCAGGCAATTTGAGCAGCGGCGATTTTCATTTTGGCCCGCGAATAAACGCGAACTTACGCGAATGAATCCTGGAAGTCAGTAATTCGTGTCGATTGGCGTTCATTCGCGGGCCATCCATCAGCGGAGATTTTTGTCCAGCGCCCCGATCTTAAGAGTTTGGGGCCACTTCCAGCAAACGCCGAGCACCACCAGAATCGTCCCGAGCCCACCAGCCACAACCGATATCACCGGCCCGAACAGTGCCGCGGTCAATCCGGACTCCAGCGCGCCGAGCTCATTCGAAGTGCCAATGAAGATATTGTTCACCGCGGAAATTCGTCCTCGCATCGTGTCGGGTGTGACCAGTTGGAGCAACGTGTGGCGGACAACCACGCTCACGCTGTCGAAGACGCCCGTCATAAAAAGCATGGCGAGCGATAGCCAAAGATAACGCGACAACCCAAAAATAATCGTGGCCGCCCCAAACCCGGTGACGCACCAGAGAAGCGTTTTGCCCGCGTGTTTCATCGGCGGCAGATAAGCGATGAGCAGCGCCATGATGAAGGCGCCGATCCCGGGCGCAGCCCGCATCCAACCGAGACCGATCGGACCGCAATGCAGGATCTGGTCGGCAAAGATCGGCAGGAGCGCGGTCGCCCCGCCGAGAAAGACCGCAAACATATCGAGCGTGATCGTCGCAAGGACCACCTGTTTACTCAGGACAAACCGGATGCCTTCCTTGAGGCTGCGCCAGGCGTTGCGCTCGCTGCTGCTCCCCCGATCGCTGCTCCGAATCGGGAGAATCAGGAGGAAAAACGAAAACGCACAGAAAGCGTCGAGCGCATAAATGAACGGGAATCCGGCCCGCACTATGAGCAGACCTCCCAGCGCCGGACCGACCACCGACCCGATCTGAAAAACGCTGCTGTTCCAGGTGACGGCGTTTGCGAACACCTCGCGCGGAACAAGCTGAGGGAAATAGGAACTGCGCGCGGCCCAGCCAAAAGTGCGTCCCATCGCCGAGATCAGCAGGATCAAATAAATCAGCGGAATGGAAAGGTCGTCGAAATGGAAATAGGTGTGCCGTTCGAAAACCGTGGCGATGGAAAACAGAAAACGATTGCCCGCCCGGAGAAATCCCCAGTCAGGCATGTTGAGGTGGTTCCAGGAAACGAAGGCCAGGGCGAGCGAGCAGATGGCGCTCAGTGCCTGGGTCACCAGGACGATCCGTTTCCGCGGGAAGCGGTCGGCGATATGCCCGGCCGGCAGCGACAAGAACACGACCGGCAACGCGATCACCAATCCAACCAGACCGAGCGCCGTCGCCGAATGCGTCCGCGCGTACATCTCCCATTCGACGGCCACGATGAACATGAGCCGGCCGATGACGGAGATGAGGTTGCCGGAGGTGTAGAATGAAAATCCGGAATACCGGAAAGCGGCGTAGGGATCGTGCTTCGCGGGCCGGTCCAGGGTGCCTTCCGCCGTCGTCGCGCGTTCCGCCCGCGCAGCCTCGTAGGGCGGTGGCGTTTCGTGCGGCTTTGGGTCAGGCATCGGTGAACGCGTCTGCGTTCACATCCGCGCACGAGATTCTAGAAGCGTTCCTTCACGCCGCAACACCGCGAGATCTCATCGGAAGGCAAACAATGAATGACTTCCGTTCAAGATGCCCCGATAAACCGTCATGGTCATTTATCACGTTACGATCGCTCTTGAGGCGAGCATCGAGGCCGAATGGGTTGACTGGATGAAGCGGGTCCATGTTCCCGACGTGCTTCGAACCGGATGTTTCTCGGCCTGCCAAATCTGCAAGGTGATTGGGGCCGCGGGTGATGAGGTGACCTACGTTCTGCAATACGATTGCCGGTCGCTGGAGGAGTATCACCGTTACCGCGACAATTTTGCTCCGGCTCTTCAGAAGGAACACTCTGATCGGTTTGCCGGGCGCTTCCGCGGTTCCCGACAGATTCTCGAGGAGATCGCTGTAGTTAAGTTGGCCGAGTCCTAACGGCGGACCGCGATCCCTTGCGCTTCGAAATGTCCGCCGCGCAAGAGCGGGCCGGAGCCGATGAAAGCGCGGGCCGGAAAATCCTTCGTGAAATAAGTCCGATACACGTCGTTAAACTTTTCGTACAAGCTCAGGTCCGGACAAAAGATCTGGACGGAAACCAGGTCGTCCATCGTCATGTCAGCCGCGGCGAGAGTTGCCTTCACGCCATCGAGGAGAAACCGGATTTCCTTTTCGACTTCTTCCGGTGCCTTTCCGGTTTGCGGATCGACGCCGATCCGGCCCGCCAGGTAAAGGGTGTTACCCGACAGCACCGCGTCGCTGAAGGGCAATTGATCCTTGCGAGTGGGAAGGACGATATGCCGCAACGGCCCGATTACCGTCTTGGCTTCGGGGGAAGCCGCGTCGGCTTTTTCCCTCACGGCCAATCCGACCCCAACTGCTACCGCCATCGTGAGAACGGCCAGCGTTATCCGACCTCGTATCGTTGATTCAATCCATGTGCGCATAAACCGAGCATGCGAAACCAATAAGAACGAAGCAAGGTTCTCGTCGAATTCAGAGACCTTCTTGGAGCCGTCACCCTAATGGGTGAAGCCAAGTGGGGAGGGCCTTTGCGCGCCCCGAAAGGTCCCCATGGTCCGCTAGATTGGAATCCTAAGGACTGACCCGGCGTCCCAGCGTTCGACGTCCACTTCCGCCGCGCGATCACGGGTGCTGACGAACCGCGCGGCAACTTTCGTGCAGTCAGTCTCGGCGGCAGGCATCCAATCCCAAGCGATGCTATTTTGGGACGATCCATGAGCTTCCGCCAATACCGGTCAACAATTACGCAACGACACCGGGACCTCCTGGCGCTCTCCCAAGATCCCGCACGTTTCCGGGACTGCTTCAATCTTCAAAGAAACCTCCTCTCGCACATACTCAAGGTGGAGAGGCGAGCACGAAGGCACAGGGGCAGAGAGAAAGAGCTTCGACGATCTTTACACTCGCGGGGACATGTGTTAACGAGGCTAGGAGCAGACAGGTTACGGAAACAAATCGCAAGGTGCGTAAGCGAGCGGGGCGATTTTACGCATGTGTTGCACGCCCTTCGCGCCATTGGCGACGGCATCGCGTTTACCTACTTCGACCGTTTTGACCTCAAGCCGATGGCCCTAAAGCCTCCTGCAGGGTACCTGTCGGGAAAGGCTGGCCTCGCGCTTGAGCGCGCTGTCCTTCGGAAAGCATTCGACATGGGGGCCGTCGCCGTAATGAATGACCTGACGACGTGCCTTAGGCATGGCGACCTCACTTTCCTAACTCGATCAGGGCAGCCGGGGCTCATGGAACTCAAGTCCGGTACTTCGGCGAGAGCCAGAGATAGGCGGCAGGCTCAACGGCTCACTGAGCTATGTGACTATCTGACAAGCGATGTAACCAGGGTGATATTTGGTAACGACAGGGAAGTTCGCCGCGTTGCGGCCTGGGGAAAAGTCACAGACCACACCGAGGCGATCACCGGTCTCCTACAAAGGCGAACCAACGGCACGGTGCGGATCATTGCTGAGCCTGGGCTGGCCTATGTCGTTGCTCACACCGAGACTGATCCCGCTGAGGTATTTGGAGCAATGACCGATGGCCTGGCAGAAAAGCCACTGGTATTCTTTCTGAACGACATGAAGTGGGAGCCAGCGGGGTACTTTCCCTTTACGCTCACGATGCGTGATCCAGAAGGTCTGTTCGCGTTCTACTGCGGCGACATAGTCGTCTTCGTCATATTGGATCTAGGCGTCTTCAAGGCACGAATGGGCGAGGCCGGTTTGAGCGCCACCTTCGAAGACGAAGCCGAATACGTGGTAAGCCTGAAACGCGTGGGGGCCAACGTACCGACTGCGAAGCTGTCAAGGCATCTATTTACTCGGTTGGCCTCGGAATTCATAACATTGGATTGGCTGGTAAGAGAGTGTGCTTGGGCTTATCAGCGAGCTGAGGAGGCGTTCGTCTCCAAAGCGACACATCAACCTGCGCCTAAGGATTCTGGAGATTGAAAACGTCGAAGAGGCCGATGCCGCTCGCACCATTTCGATCTTGAATGATCGCAGTGTAAGGGCCCGAGGGGAGCGTGGTGATGATGGCGGATTCGAGATCGTTTAACGGCGCCAGATTCGATTCCTGGATCTCGACTGCGGGGCCTTCCCGCCAGTTGTCGTTCTCGGCGATCAGGAAGCCGTTGCCGTCGCGCAACTGAAGGACCGGATCGGGCATCGGGTTGGGTACTCCCGCCGCGGCCAGGGATGGCGCGACGCCCCGAACCAGGACCCGGGTGTTGCCGGTGGTTCCGTTGATAATGAAGCCGCCGATCAGGACGTCGCTCTGCGGACCGACCGAGCCGCGCGTGCTAATGTTGCCCAGGGTGGAATTGGAGGCGGGGCTGAGATCGTAGACTTCAACCAGAGCGGTCCCGGTGCCGCCATTTTTTCCGGCGATCACCGCGGTATAAGCGCCGGGCGCGAGGGTTCGGATCAGCGCCGCTTCCAATTCGTTGCCGGGGGCAAGGCCGGTGGATTCGATCTCGGCTTGTTGGGAGTCGCTCCAGTTATCGTTGGCCGCGACGAGCGCACCGGCGCCGTTCCGCAGTTCCAGAGTCGGATCCCCGAGCGCCAGGGGAACTCCAAAATCTCCCAGCGACGGACCCATCGCCCGGACAATCACTTTTTTCGGCGCGGTCCCGCTGATGATGAAGCCGCCTATGAGCCGATTGTCATCCGTCCCCGCGCTCACCCGGGTCGAGATGTTGGCCAGCGCTTCCGCCGGGACCACGAACAGAGGCGGGCCGATGTCGGGATCGGCGCCGTCCGGATCGCGTGGGAATTTGGCGTAGGGCAGACGCGCCCCCAGATAGGCGAATTGGTCGGCGCGAATGGGAAATGGCGCCAGGAAATCGTGCGTGCCGGAAGCGCCCACGATGTCATCCTGATCGACGCCATCGCCGCTGATCCCGATCGCGCCAATAAGCTGGCCATTGCGATAGAGCGGAAATCCACCGGGAAAAATCGTTATGCCGTTCGGAAAGCGGGGGTCCATCCCGGAGGAATCGAGAACGAAATTTGGAAGCGCGGCGCGGTTGAAGCCGGAGAATTGTTCCTGGAGCCCGTAGTACGGACCGGGATCCTGGACGTCGAGGCCGGGAGGATATTTTGTCTGGGCGAGGAACCCAACGGTGCGGGTCGAAAGCGCGAGCGAATTGCTTGAAAACCCGAGCGCGGTGCGTCCTTTCTGGACCGCGACATCCCAGCTGAACAGCGTTGCTTCCCCGGTGCGAAACGCGCCGAGCACAGTCGGATTCACGGCGGGATTGTTCGGGTTGTTCACGACCGTGATGAAGACCTGCATCTGGGTTCCGATGGGCAGCCGAATGCCGGCCCGCGTGGTCCGGGCCCGGTCGGCTGCGAAGTTAATGATGCTGGTGACCTCTGCCGCGGTGAGGCGCGCCTGGCCGTTGATAGGGGTCGAGATCGGGTCGCTGGTGATGGGCTGGCGGATTTCGCCCTGCACCCCGCCGAAAGTGGCGACCGGATACGGGAAGGGCGGTGGCGCGCCCATGACGGGGAATCCAGGCGCGGCGGCCCCCTGCAGCGTTTGGCCCGAAGTCGGCGACGGCGACAACACGTAGGGGAGCGCGATCCCGTTGATATAAACGTTGTTCGCCGTGATTGAGCTGGACGGGCGATAACCGGTCTGGCCCGCGAGCGCGACTTCCTCGTCCACATCGTAATCGGGAATGAACGTGAACGGATTCTGGGAACGAAAGACAACCGGGCCCGGGATCGTGTCGCCGGTAACGCCGATCCCGCCGACCAGGACGCCGTTCTGGTAAAGTGGAACGCCACCCGGCGATCCATCGAGCGAGGTGCCGAAGACCGGAACGATGGTCAGGCCCGGAGTGCTGCTGAAACTGATGACGCTGCCCGGCGCGCGGAATTTGTTGATGTCGGAGAAAAACAAATTCGAAAGGCCGACGCCGACGAGCGGGCCGGGCGGCGTGTTACGGACGCCAGGCGGAAAATGCTGTTGGATGATGAAACCGGCCGTGCGCGAGGTGAAGGCGTTCTGGTTGCTGCTGAGATAAGAGGCGGTGCCGGCCTTGGAAACGCAGCTGGAGATCTCCAACGCGGTCGGCGCGACCCCGCTGACGCTCCAAACCGCGAGGACGTTGCCTTCGCGATCGGTGACGGCGATGATGCTGTTCGGCGAAATCTGAAGGGCGCGGGTGGTTGCCTGGTTGATGATGGTCTGGACATCCACGGCGGTGAGCTGCGCCCGGGCGACGCTGGACCCGAGGAGAACGGCGGCGGCGAGCAGGGATGAAAGGCGGAATCTCACGGGGTTTGGTTTCATACTAAATTCGCGTGGGTTGGGGAATGAAATTCCCCGGAGCTTCGACGCGATGACCCTACGGCCTGTGGGCAGGCCGTCTCCAGCTCGCGCTGTCGTGCCTTGGAGCCGGCACGCCATCGTGCCGGAGAGAGCGACGCAAGATCAGGAGCAAGATTCTAGAGCGAAATCCACCTTTTTCCGCCCACCCCTTAAGCTTGCTTATGCGAGGGACTTTCCGGCATTCTTCGCACCCCTATGCCCTTGTCTCGCCCAATGGCCGGAGCACGAAGCAGACGCCTGCTTTTTGCGGTCATTCTATTGGCCGCGGCGGGGATCAATCGGCCGCTCGCCGGCGATGAAAGCCCGGCAGAAAATGATGAGGCACGGGTGGAAATAAATGGCGGACCGAGCAAGGCGGACCGTGTCGCGGCGGCTCCAGCGCGCAGGAAAACAGGGCGCGTCGACATCGACCTGGGCGACAGCAAGGATGTCGCCGTGGAGTTGAAGTCAGCGCGACGCAAAGCCGGTCTCGTCGAAATCGACCTGGGCGATAGCAAAGATGCCACGGTGGAGATCGTCCGCGATCGCAAGGGAGCCGCGATCGAGATCAACGGTTTCCGGGTTCATCCCCATTTCAAAGCGGGCCGGCGCTATCTCTTCGGACAAGAAGAGGCCCAGCTCGATCCGCCGCTGCCGCCCTCGCAATTCAACCCGGACCCGGGCGGCGGCAATCTCCTCGAACCGGAAGAGCCGCCGGATTTGTATCCGCCCATTCTGCCTCAGCCCCCGGATTACACAGAGGAACCGGTGCCGCGTTCGCTCGGATTGCCGCGCCGCGGGGTGCGTGAAATGACGCCGGAACGACGCAAGCTCGATTACGACTCTTATCCCGACTCTGAGGCCGGCCGCGGCCTTCTCCCCGGCTCCGAACCCGTGCCCAATCGCTGGTTCGTCGGCTTTGGCCAATGGCAGCGTTACGCCGATCCGCGCACCGAGACGCCCTATCAGACCGGCCGGCTCCGTTTCTGGCACCCCTATTTGCAGAGCACGCTGAAAGGCGACTCGCCCATCATCGGCCAGGACATCTTTCTTAACCTGACGCTGAACGATTTTTTCCAATTCGAGGGACGCAAGCTTCCGACCCCCAGCGGCGTCAGCGCCGCGCGCCCGAATAGCTCGGAATTTTTCGGGCGAAGCGAACAGCTCTTTTTCTCGAACGACTTCTCGATCGGCGTCGACCTGTTTAAAGGCGAGACCGCATTCAAACCGGTGGTCTGGGCGCTCCGGCTCCTTTTCGTCGCAAACCACAACTACATCACGGTCCGGGAGAACAACGCGCTCGATCCCGATCCGCGCGGCCCCGGCTTTACCGGGCCCCGGCCCCCGCAAGTGTTCCCCAATCCCGGGGACCCGTTTGCCGGACTCGGCCCCGGCCTGAGGCCGTTACCGCAGGACCTGGCCGACACGCGCTACACCACCCGGCAAAAGGACTTTTACGCGCTCCAGGAAGCGTTCGGCGAAATCCATATCCGCGACCTGACGAACAATTACGATTTCCTCTCGTCGCGCTTCGGGATTCAGCCGTTCGTGAGCGATTTCCGCGGCTTCATCTTTAACGATTCGAATCTCGGAATCCGAATCTTCGGCAACTACGAAAACAATCTCTGGCAATACAATGCCGTCGTGTTCGATATGCGCGAGAAGGACACTTACTCGGACCTGAACAAGTTCGACGACCGCGATCAACGCGTCTTTATCGCGAACGTTTTCCGCCAGGATTTCTTCGCGAAAGGCTACACGGCCCAGCTCAGCTTCCACGCGAACCTGGACGAACGTTCGCGTCACTACGACCAAAACGATTTCATCACCCGGCCGGCGCCGATCGGGGCGGTGCGCGATCATTATGTCCACGCCTATTATCTCGGCTGGACGGGTGACGGGCACATCGGAAGGTTGAACATCAGTCACGCGCTTTACCAGGCGCTGGGCATCGACGAGTTCAACGGCATCGCGCAGCAGCGGGTCGACATCAACGCCCAGATGGCAGCGCTGGAATTGTCGATCGACAAAGATTGGCTTCGCTTCAAGCTCTCCGGCTTTTACGCGAGCGGCGATCACGATCCGCGAAATTCGACCGCCACCGGTTTCGACACGATTTTTGACAAGCCATTCTTCGTCGGCGGACCGTTCTCGTTTTTCGTTCACCAGGGGTTCAACCTCGGCGGCACGTCGGTGAACTTTAAACAGCGCGACAGCCTGGTGATCGATTTGCGGACGAGCAAAAGCGAAGGGCAATCGAATTTCGTAAATCCGGGCACGATCATTCTCGGCTATGGCAACGACGCCGACATCACGCCGAAGCTGAAGGCGTTTCTGAACGTGAATTACATCTGGATGGAGGACACGGCCACGATCCGGCAGGTCTTGTTCACGAACCACACCAGCAACGAGATCGGTCTCGATTGCAGCCTGGGATTTCAATACCGGCCCCTGCTGACCAACAACATCATCATCACCGCGGGCCTTGGCTTTCTCGTTCCGGGCGCGGGTTACAAAGATATCTACCGGGCGAATACGAATCCGGTTTTCGGATATCCGGGCCCGTCGCCAGGGAAGGTGGATGATTTTCTCTATAGCGGGATTTTTACGATCACGCTGACCTACTGATGAAAAGGCGAAACGGGCGCGTTAAGGAAGAGCCGGGCGTGGAGTACGGCGAGAGGGGGAAAGGCAGAACGTCCAACGTTCAACGTCCAACGTCCAACGTCCAACGAAGAGAGGGTGGCGCGACGAGTGCGGGCGAAAGGCGGTTTGATCTGGAGGAGCGACTGCTTGAGTACGCGGTTCGAATCATTCGGCTGGTTGATGCATTGCCGGCTAGTCGAGCGGGAAGGCACGTGGCCGATCAGCTCTTGCGTTGTGGCACGTCGCCTCTCGCAAACCACGGTGAACTTCAAGGCGCGGAATCGCGAAAGGATTTCGTTCACAAACTTCGGTTTTGCTTAAAGGAGATCCGAGAAGCACGACGATGGCTGCGCTTGGTCCACCGCGTTCCCCTTCTTCCTCCCGCAAAAGTCGAGCCGCTCCTCAACGAAACTGAGTCCCTCGTTAAGATCTTCGCCGCCAGCATCCGGACCGCGGAAAGGAACAAAGGGTGAACGCGCCGTTACGGCCTCTTGCGTTGGACGTTGGACGTTGGACGTTGAACGTTGGGCGTTTTCTTTTTCCCCTTCTCTTCATCGCTGCCCCGACCTTCGCCCAGGAAGAGTCCGGCTACGGTCCGCCAACTTCTCTCCCCTCGAACTTTTCCATCACCCCGCCCTCGGCCCGCCCTCGCCAAAATTGGATCGATCAATCCCAGGCGGCGGCTGACGCGAAAAGCTCGGGTTGCAATCAGTGCCACCAGGGCGTCGAGCCGATGCACCAGGCCTCGCATGTCGTCCTTGGTTGCACAGATTGCCATGGCGGTAATCCGGCCCGAGGCCTGAAGAAAGAGCAGGCGCACGTTCTGCCGCGGAATAAGGAGTTCTGGAAAACCTCGGCCAATCCACCGAACTCGAACGTTTGGCTCAACCACGAATCGGCTGAGTTCATTCGCTTCATTAATCCCGGCGACCTGCGCGTGGCGAAACAGGCCTGCGGCCTTTGCCACGACGAGATCATTCGCAATGTCGATCACAGCATGATGAATCACGGCGCGATGCTCTGGGGCGCGGCGCTTTACAACAACAGCGGTTTCTATCTGAAAAACTATCGCTTCGGCCAGGCCTATGGCGCCGACGGCGCGCCTCTTCGTCTGATCAACTACACGCCCGTCACGCCTGAGGACACCAAGTTCCGCGGCATCCTTCCCTTCCTCGATCCGCTTCCGCGATT containing:
- a CDS encoding heme-binding protein, whose protein sequence is MKPNPVRFRLSSLLAAAVLLGSSVARAQLTAVDVQTIINQATTRALQISPNSIIAVTDREGNVLAVWSVSGVAPTALEISSCVSKAGTASYLSSNQNAFTSRTAGFIIQQHFPPGVRNTPPGPLVGVGLSNLFFSDINKFRAPGSVISFSSTPGLTIVPVFGTSLDGSPGGVPLYQNGVLVGGIGVTGDTIPGPVVFRSQNPFTFIPDYDVDEEVALAGQTGYRPSSSITANNVYINGIALPYVLSPSPTSGQTLQGAAAPGFPVMGAPPPFPYPVATFGGVQGEIRQPITSDPISTPINGQARLTAAEVTSIINFAADRARTTRAGIRLPIGTQMQVFITVVNNPNNPAVNPTVLGAFRTGEATLFSWDVAVQKGRTALGFSSNSLALSTRTVGFLAQTKYPPGLDVQDPGPYYGLQEQFSGFNRAALPNFVLDSSGMDPRFPNGITIFPGGFPLYRNGQLIGAIGISGDGVDQDDIVGASGTHDFLAPFPIRADQFAYLGARLPYAKFPRDPDGADPDIGPPLFVVPAEALANISTRVSAGTDDNRLIGGFIISGTAPKKVIVRAMGPSLGDFGVPLALGDPTLELRNGAGALVAANDNWSDSQQAEIESTGLAPGNELEAALIRTLAPGAYTAVIAGKNGGTGTALVEVYDLSPASNSTLGNISTRGSVGPQSDVLIGGFIINGTTGNTRVLVRGVAPSLAAAGVPNPMPDPVLQLRDGNGFLIAENDNWREGPAVEIQESNLAPLNDLESAIITTLPSGPYTAIIQDRNGASGIGLFDVFNLQNP
- a CDS encoding MFS transporter, whose protein sequence is MPDPKPHETPPPYEAARAERATTAEGTLDRPAKHDPYAAFRYSGFSFYTSGNLISVIGRLMFIVAVEWEMYARTHSATALGLVGLVIALPVVFLSLPAGHIADRFPRKRIVLVTQALSAICSLALAFVSWNHLNMPDWGFLRAGNRFLFSIATVFERHTYFHFDDLSIPLIYLILLISAMGRTFGWAARSSYFPQLVPREVFANAVTWNSSVFQIGSVVGPALGGLLIVRAGFPFIYALDAFCAFSFFLLILPIRSSDRGSSSERNAWRSLKEGIRFVLSKQVVLATITLDMFAVFLGGATALLPIFADQILHCGPIGLGWMRAAPGIGAFIMALLIAYLPPMKHAGKTLLWCVTGFGAATIIFGLSRYLWLSLAMLFMTGVFDSVSVVVRHTLLQLVTPDTMRGRISAVNNIFIGTSNELGALESGLTAALFGPVISVVAGGLGTILVVLGVCWKWPQTLKIGALDKNLR
- a CDS encoding DUF4286 family protein, which produces MVIYHVTIALEASIEAEWVDWMKRVHVPDVLRTGCFSACQICKVIGAAGDEVTYVLQYDCRSLEEYHRYRDNFAPALQKEHSDRFAGRFRGSRQILEEIAVVKLAES
- a CDS encoding Rid family hydrolase is translated as MAVAVGVGLAVREKADAASPEAKTVIGPLRHIVLPTRKDQLPFSDAVLSGNTLYLAGRIGVDPQTGKAPEEVEKEIRFLLDGVKATLAAADMTMDDLVSVQIFCPDLSLYEKFNDVYRTYFTKDFPARAFIGSGPLLRGGHFEAQGIAVRR
- a CDS encoding nitrilase-related carbon-nitrogen hydrolase, coding for MKIAAAQIACSRGDIDANVAKMRDFAERAKTAGAGLVVFPEMADTGYSMAVIQERATTWAEGAVPQLQETAKKLGIGIISGVSEREGGTIYNSQVAIDATGQVVGKYRKTHLFGSAPVEEHKCFSPGNELVSLPWGPLRLGLTICYDLRFPEVYRILACGQRTDVFIISSAWPFPRAEHLRVLALARAIENQSYVILSNRVGKDDGGSSCGGSAIIDPYGVIVAAASADREELAVAEVSEETIRSVRDRMPVFKDRREELYEKRAKGEARS
- a CDS encoding DUF6268 family outer membrane beta-barrel protein; this translates as MKIALKIAAFCLVLTAARAFAVKVETFSTSSKNVALVESQSSFPFEFDVEGAYFGNGDVQRGENGLRRITDFDGSQARVRFVWTPLTKIGILRLGLQTERYSFSFGGNAAIPDNLHATALIIGLDTELSDSFLIRLEAQPGFYGTDFDDFGQDTFNVPVVIGGTYIFNSDFQIVFGIGIDGLRQYPVLPGGGVRWKFAPQWTLNAVAPTPRLEYEPTSNLLLYTGVDLRLNAYRVDKQFGTRQGNTALNHAAITYNEVRVGGGLDWKLTTAIKLSLEGGFIPYRAFDFHRTDVRYKQDGAVPYGMLAFRAAF